AGCTCGCTGAATCTGGCGGGCAAGACCGGCACCAGTAACGACTCGCGTGACAGCTGGTTCGCTGGCTTCAGTCAGGATCTGCTGTCGGTGGTGTGGCTGGGGCGTGATGACAATGGTCCAACCCCGCTGACCGGGGCAACCGGTGCACTGCAGGTCTGGACCGGCTTCATGCGCAAGGCCGATCCGCTGCCGCTGGATATGCCGATGCCGGACAACGTCACCCAGGCTTGGGTGGATCGTCAGACGGGTCTGGGCTCGGCTTCGGGCTGCCCGAATGCGGTGCAGATGCCTTATATTCGCGGCAGTGAACCTGCCCCGGGCTCCGCTTGCGGTATCCAGGCACCCGTCGAGTCGGTGATGGATTGGGTCAAGGGTTGGTTGGAATAACGGCCGAGTCGAGTGGCTCGGTGTTACCTGAAGAGGATTGGATGTGAACAAGAAGTGGCTTGCCACGATGCTGGCAACAGCGGTTCTGAGTGGTTGCAGTACGGTGCCGCAGGGTTCGATTCCGGTGATCGATGCCGGCTCTCCGCTATCGTCGGGTGGTTCTGGTCCGTCGACCAGCCAAGCCCCCGCAGCTACGCCGCAGCGTATTGAGGAAGACTCCGGGGTTGTCGTGATGGTGCCGCAGGGTGCGGTCTCCACGCCGCTGCAGACAGACTCACAGCCGATCACCTCCAGTGGCGGCCTGACCTTTGATCCACCCGTGATCAGTCAACCTTCTGCGCCGAGCCAAGGCAGTTTTGGTTCCTCGGCACCGAGCGTGCCCAGTGGCATTCCCAGCGGCGGTGGCCTGGCGGCCGACGAGCAACTGGATGGACCGGTTCTCGCGCTGCTGACCACTGCTCAACAGCAGCAGGGCGGTGGCGATCTGAATGGTGCCGCCTCCAGCCTGGAGCGTGCCCAGCGCATCGCGCCGCGTGAGCCGCAGGTACTCTACCGCCTTGCCGAGGTACGTATGGCTCAAGGCGATGCAGCGCAGGCCGAGCAACTGGCACGTCGTGGTCTGACTCAAGCCAGTGGCCGCCCGGCACTGCAGGCCAGCCTGTGGGATCTGATTGCCCGCGCTCGCGAGGGGCAGGGTGATCCCGCTGGTGCTGCCCAGGCCCGTGAGCGCGCACGAGTCAATCTCTGATGGATGCTCGCGTGAGCGCACTGGCCGAACACTTGCTGCTGATCGAGCGTGAGTTGCGTGTATTGGGTTGGTGGCAGGAGGAGGCGCCCAGCGCCGAGGCCCTTGCCAGCCCGGAGCCGTTCTGTGTCGATACGCTGGCGTTCGAGCAATGGCTGCAGTGGATTTTTCTGCCGCGAATGAAAGTGCTACTGGAAACCGGCGCTGCCTTGCCGTCGGTGTCGGGTATTCAGGCGATGGCCGAGATGGTCTATCAGCAGCAGCCGGGCATTGCGCGCCGGCTGCTTGAATTACTCGGCGAGTTTGATCGCCTGATCACGCGCACGCCCTGAGGGTATGCGCGTAGTCCATTACTTGCAGTTTTCTGCGATGGACTTCTTCAGTTCGGTGATGCGTTCCTGGCGCTCGTTCTCGTCGATGCGGCGGACCTCGCCACCATCTTCAATCCTGACTCGTGGATTGTTTTCCAGCTGAGCCAGATTGGTGCGTGCTGTCTCGCAGTACTGCTTACGCTCGGCTTCCTGCTTCGCCACATCTTCCTTGACCTTCTTGTCGATAGCCGCCTGTTCGGGGTCGAGTTGTTCTTCGATGCTGGGCTCCGGCTCACTCGGCGCTGGGCGGGGAGGTGGGGCTGCAGTATTGATGGTCGTGGCCTGTTGGCCCTGCGGAGGTTGCGCGCCAAAGTGGGTCACGCCTTTGTCATCTACCCACTTGTACACCTGGCTGGCCATGGCGGACGTGCTCAACGCGAGCATCAAGGTGCCAGTAAGAATCATGTGGCGCATGCTGTTTCCTTTATCGAGAGCGGCGGTGCTGATGGTTACTATAACCAAAAGCGGGCAATCTTCATCCTGCGCTGCGTCACAGCAGCAGGTTGAATAATAGGTTAGCCATCGCTTGACTTGCCCTCGCCGAACCCGAACAATTCAGGCTGCCCCCGTAGTGGAGTCCGCCGCAAGCGTCCTTCAGCTCGGGGAAAAGAGGCGCTACCCGCGCCGAACCGTGACACCCGCTACGCGTTACCTCGCGCTGGGAGGGCCAGCCCCGCAAGACCATGGGCTGCTCCGTTACTCGTCAAGCTGATGTTCCGAATCCACGATCACCGTCGTGCGTGTCCGCTGACAGTAAGAACCTACTTAGGGCTACCCGTTGCGGGTGGCATTCTGGCGTTCAAGAGGTGAACAACGTGGAGCTTTTATCCGGCGCTGAAATGGTCGTCCGCTTCCTGCGTGACGAAGGCGTTAAGCATATCTATGGGTACCCTGGTGGTGCTCTCCTGCACATTTATGATGCCCTGTTCAAAGAACCGGAAGTGACTCACATCCTGGTGCGTCATGAACAGGCAGCGACCCATATGGCTGACGGCTATGCCCGCGCCACCGGCAAGGCCGGTGTGGTGCTGGTGACCTCTGGCCCTGGCGCGACCAATGCCATCACCGGTATTGCGACTGCCTACATGGATTCCATTCCGATGGTGGTGATCTCCGGCCAGGTGCCGAGCGCCATGGTCGGCACCGATGCCTTCCAGGAAACCGACATGGTCGGTATTTCCCGCCCGATCGTGAAGCACAGCTTCATCATCAAGCACCCGTCGGAAATCCCCGAGGTGCTGAAGAAGGCGTTCTATCTCGCCGAGTCCGGTCGTCCCGGTCCGGTCGTGGTCGACATTCCGAAAGACATGGGCGATCCGACCCAGAAGTTCGAATACGTCTATCCGAAGAAGGTCAAGCTGCGCTCCTACAGCCCGGCGTTACGTGGTCACTCCGGCCAGATCCGCAAGGCGGCCGAGATGCTGCTGGCCGCCAAGCGTCCGGTCATGTACTCCGGTGGTGGCGTGATCATGGGCGGTGCCTCTGCGCCGCTTACCGAGCTGGCGCAGATGCTCAACCTGCCGGTGACCAACACCCTGATGGGCCTCGGTGGCTATCCGGGTACCGACCGCCAGTTCATCGGCATGCTCGGCATGCACGGCAGCTACACCGCCAACCTGACCATGCACCATGCTGACGTGATTCTGGCCGTCGGTGCGCGCTTCGATGACCGCGTGATCAACGGTGCGGCCAAGTTCTGCCCCAACGCCAAGATCATTCACATCGACATCGATCCGGCTTCGATCTCCAAGACCATCAAGGCTGACATCCCGATCGTTGGCCCGGTGGACAGTGTGCTGAGCGAAATGGTCGCCATCCTCAAGGAAATCGGCGAAACCCCGAACAAGGACACCGTTGCCAGCTGGTGGAAGCAGATCGAAGAGTGGCGCGGTAGCGGCCGTCTGTTCCCTTACAACGAGGGCGACGGTTCGATCATCAAGCCGCAGACCGTGATCGAAACCCTGTGCGACGTGACCAAGGGCGATGCTTTCATCACCTCCGATGTGGGTCAGCACCAGATGTTCGCGGCGCAGTACTACCGCTTCAACAAGCCCAATCGCTGGATCAACTCCGGCGGCCTGGGCACCATGGGCTTCGGTTTCCCGGCCGCAATGGGCATCAAGCTGAACTTCCCGGAAGCCGATGTGGCATGCGTCACCGGTGAGGGCAGCATCCAGATGAACATCCAGGAGCTGTCGACCTGTCTGCAGTACGACCTACCGGTGAAGATCGTCAACCTGAACAACGGTGCCCTCGGCATGGTCCGCCAATGGCAGGACATGCAGTACAACAGCCGTTATTCGCACTCCTATATGGAGTCGCTGCCGGACTTCGTCAAACTGGCCGAGGCTTATGGCCACGTCGGCATGCGCATCACTTCGCTGAAGGACCTCAAGCCCAAGCTGGAGGAAGCCTTTGCCTTGAAGAATCGCCTGGTGTTCCTCGACATCGCGGTGGATTCCAGCGAGCACGTCTATCCGATGCAGATCAGAGACGGTGCGATGCGTGACATGTGGCTGAGCAAGACGGAGCGGACCTAAGATGCGACACATCATTTCCCTGCTGCTGGAAAACGAGCCGGGCGCCCTGTCGCGCGTGGTTGGTCTGTTCTCCCAGCGTAACTACAACATCGAAAGCCTCACCGTTGCGCCAACCGAGGATCCGACGCTGTCGCGCCTGACCCTCACCACCGTTGGGCAGGATGAGGTGATCGAGCAGATCACCAAGAACCTCAACAAACTGGTCGAGGTAGTCAAGCTGGTCAACCTGTCGGAAAGCGCCCACATCGAGCGCGAGCTGATGCTGGTCAAGATCAAGGCCACTGGCGCTCAGCGTGCCGAGGTCAAGCGTACTACCGACATCTTCCGCGGCCAGATCGTGGATGTGACCAGCAGCGTCTACACCGTGCAGCTGACTGGTACCAGCGACAAACTGGATAGCTTTATCCAGGCCGTTGGCACTGCATCGATCCTGGAAACTGTACGCAGTGGCGTCACCGGTATCGCGCGTGGCGACAAGGTACTGAGTATCTGATCGTCATGGTGAAGAAAGCCCCGCCTGGTGCGGTAATGCTGTTCACTTAAGCATTTGAGCCCCAGCGGGGCTTCCCCGAAAATCCGATGCTAGGTTCTGGCATCGGATTTTTTATGTCTCTCCAACAGCAACTGCTCGATTTGGGCGAACTGTTCAACTTCTCCGATCTGAGCACCTTCACCCAAAACATCCCCATCGAGTGGGTGGCGTCCGCGCTAGACCTATCCGCCCAGGCCACCATCCGGCGGCGGCGTTTGCCGAACGATCAGGTACTCTGGCTGGTGCTGGGCATGGCCCTGTTTCGCGACGTGCCAGTCCATGAGGTCGCCCGGCGCCTGAACATCTGCGCCCAGGGCCTGGCCTCTCTCGATCTGCCGGCCAGAAGCGGTATCACCGAGGCCCGCAAACGACTGGGTGCTGACCCGGTTGAGTGGCTGTTTCGCCAGACAGGCAACCACTGGGGCTGCGAACGCTATGAGGACGATACCTGGCAGGGCCTGCAAGTGTTCGCCGTCGATGGTGCGCTCCTGCGCACTCCGGACACCCCCGCACTTAGAGAGCATTTCGGCTCCGGCAATACCTCCACTGAGCGCCAGACGCCGTTTCCCATGCTGCGATTGGTGGCCCTTATGAACGTGCGTTTTCACTTGATTTTGGATGCCCAGCTGAGCCCCTATCGGCGCAGTGAAATGCGCCTGGCCGATGAATTTGTTCAGCAGATTCCCCAGCATTCGGTGACGCTTTTAGACAAGGGCTTCTGGAGTGCCGATCTGCTCCTGAAGCTGGCCACGGCTGGGGAGAGCCGGCACTGGCTGATTCCGGCCCGCCAGGGCTTGGTCAGCTAGGAAGTCGCTCGCTACGGCAG
The genomic region above belongs to Pseudomonas sediminis and contains:
- a CDS encoding YqcC family protein, with the protein product MDARVSALAEHLLLIERELRVLGWWQEEAPSAEALASPEPFCVDTLAFEQWLQWIFLPRMKVLLETGAALPSVSGIQAMAEMVYQQQPGIARRLLELLGEFDRLITRTP
- a CDS encoding tetratricopeptide repeat protein — encoded protein: MLATAVLSGCSTVPQGSIPVIDAGSPLSSGGSGPSTSQAPAATPQRIEEDSGVVVMVPQGAVSTPLQTDSQPITSSGGLTFDPPVISQPSAPSQGSFGSSAPSVPSGIPSGGGLAADEQLDGPVLALLTTAQQQQGGGDLNGAASSLERAQRIAPREPQVLYRLAEVRMAQGDAAQAEQLARRGLTQASGRPALQASLWDLIARAREGQGDPAGAAQARERARVNL
- a CDS encoding acetolactate synthase 3 large subunit, which gives rise to MELLSGAEMVVRFLRDEGVKHIYGYPGGALLHIYDALFKEPEVTHILVRHEQAATHMADGYARATGKAGVVLVTSGPGATNAITGIATAYMDSIPMVVISGQVPSAMVGTDAFQETDMVGISRPIVKHSFIIKHPSEIPEVLKKAFYLAESGRPGPVVVDIPKDMGDPTQKFEYVYPKKVKLRSYSPALRGHSGQIRKAAEMLLAAKRPVMYSGGGVIMGGASAPLTELAQMLNLPVTNTLMGLGGYPGTDRQFIGMLGMHGSYTANLTMHHADVILAVGARFDDRVINGAAKFCPNAKIIHIDIDPASISKTIKADIPIVGPVDSVLSEMVAILKEIGETPNKDTVASWWKQIEEWRGSGRLFPYNEGDGSIIKPQTVIETLCDVTKGDAFITSDVGQHQMFAAQYYRFNKPNRWINSGGLGTMGFGFPAAMGIKLNFPEADVACVTGEGSIQMNIQELSTCLQYDLPVKIVNLNNGALGMVRQWQDMQYNSRYSHSYMESLPDFVKLAEAYGHVGMRITSLKDLKPKLEEAFALKNRLVFLDIAVDSSEHVYPMQIRDGAMRDMWLSKTERT
- a CDS encoding DUF4124 domain-containing protein, which codes for MRHMILTGTLMLALSTSAMASQVYKWVDDKGVTHFGAQPPQGQQATTINTAAPPPRPAPSEPEPSIEEQLDPEQAAIDKKVKEDVAKQEAERKQYCETARTNLAQLENNPRVRIEDGGEVRRIDENERQERITELKKSIAENCK
- the ilvN gene encoding acetolactate synthase small subunit, translated to MRHIISLLLENEPGALSRVVGLFSQRNYNIESLTVAPTEDPTLSRLTLTTVGQDEVIEQITKNLNKLVEVVKLVNLSESAHIERELMLVKIKATGAQRAEVKRTTDIFRGQIVDVTSSVYTVQLTGTSDKLDSFIQAVGTASILETVRSGVTGIARGDKVLSI